The proteins below come from a single Procambarus clarkii isolate CNS0578487 chromosome 26, FALCON_Pclarkii_2.0, whole genome shotgun sequence genomic window:
- the LOC138368718 gene encoding 110 kDa antigen-like, protein MQHHSDSSIFETQQPNETQQYNETQQYNETQQPNETQQYNETQQPNETQQPNETQQPNETQQYNETQQPNETQQYNETQQPNETQQYNETQQPNETQQYNETQQYNETQQYNETQQYNETQQYNETQQYNETQQYNETQQSNETQQSNETQQPNNETQQPNETQQPNETQQPNNETQQPNETQQPNNETQQPNETQQPN, encoded by the coding sequence ATGCAACATCATAGCGACTCATCAATATTCGAGACCCAACAACCCAACGAGACCCAACAATACAACGAGACCCAACAATACAACGAGACCCAACAACCCAACGAGACCCAACAATACAACGAGACCCAACAACCCAACGAGACCCAACAACCCAACGAGACCCAACAACCCAACGAGACCCAACAATACAACGAGACCCAACAACCCAACGAGACCCAACAATACAACGAGACCCAACAACCCAACGAGACCCAACAATACAACGAGACCCAACAACCCAACGAGACCCAACAATACAACGAGACCCAACAATACAACGAGACCCAACAATACAACGAGACCCAACAATACAACGAGACCCAACAATACAACGAGACCCAACAATACAACGAGACCCAACAATACAACGAGACCCAACAATCCAACGAGACCCAACAATCCAACGAGACCCAACAACCCAACAACGAGACCCAACAACCCAACGAGACCCAACAACCCAACGAGACCCAACAACCCAACAACGAGACCCAACAACCCAACGAGACCCAACAACCCAACAACGAGACCCAACAACCCAACGAGACCCAACAACCCAACTAG